In the Microtus pennsylvanicus isolate mMicPen1 chromosome 6, mMicPen1.hap1, whole genome shotgun sequence genome, one interval contains:
- the Znf423 gene encoding zinc finger protein 423 isoform X3, whose amino-acid sequence MIGDGCDLGLGEEEGGTGLPYPCQFCDKSFIRLSYLKRHEQIHSDKLPFKCTYCSRLFKHKRSRDRHIKLHTGDKKYHCHECEAAFSRSDHLKIHLKTHSSSKPFKCSVCKRGFSSTSSLQSHMQAHKKNKEHLAKSEKEAKKDDFMCDYCEDTFSQTEELEKHVLTLHPQLSEKADLQCIHCPEVFVDESTLLAHIHQAHANQKHKCPMCPEQFSSVEGVYCHLDSHRQPDSSNHSVSPDPVLGSVASMSSATPDSSASVERGSTPDSTLKPLRGQKKMRDDGQSWSKVVYSCPYCSKRDFTSLAVLEIHLKTIHADKPQQSHTCQICLDSMPTLYNLNEHVRKLHKSHAYPVMQFGNISAFHCNYCPEMFADINSLQEHIRVSHCGPNANPPDGNNAFFCNQCSMGFLTESSLTEHIQQAHCSVGSTKLESPVVQPTQSFMEVYSCPYCTNSPIFGSILKLTKHIKENHKNIPLAHSKKSKAEQSPVSSDVEVSSPKRQRLSGSANSISNGEYPCNQCDLKFSNFESFQTHLKLHLELLLRKQACPQCKEDFDSQESLLQHLTVHYMTTSTHYVCESCDKQFSSVDDLQKHLLDMHTFVLYHCTLCQEVFDSKVSIQVHLAVKHSNEKKMYRCTACNWDFRKEADLQVHVKHSHLGNPAKAHKCIFCGETFSTEVELQCHITTHSKKYNCRFCSKAFHAVILLEKHLREKHCVFDAAAENGTTNGVPPTSTKKAEPADLQGMLLKNPEAPNSHEASEDDVDASEPMYGCDICGAAYTMEVLLQNHRLRDHNIRPGEDDGSRKKAEFIKGSHKCNVCSRTFFSENGLREHLQTHRGPAKHYMCPICGERFPSLLTLTEHKVTHSKSLDTGTCRICKMPLQSEEEFIEHCQMHPDLRNSLTGFRCVVCMQTVTSTLELKIHGTFHMQKLAGSSAASSPNGQGLQKLYKCALCLKEFRSKQDLVRLDVNGLPYGLCAGCMARSANGQVGGLAPPEPADRPCAGLRCPECNVKFESAEDLESHMQVDHRDLTPETSGPRKGAQTSPVPRKKTYQCIKCQMTFENEREIQIHVANHMIEEGINHECKLCNQMFDSPAKLLCHLIEHSFEGMGGTFKCPVCFTVFVQANKLQQHIFAVHGQEDKIYDCSQCPQKFFFQTELQNHTMSQHAQ is encoded by the exons ATGATCGGAGATGGTTGTGACCTCGGCCTCGGTGAAGAGGAAGGAGGCACCGGCCTGCCGTACCCTTGCCAGTTCTGCGACAAGTCCTTCATCCGCCTGAGCTACTTGAAGAGGCACGAGCAGATCCACAGCGACAAGCTTCCGTTCAAGTGCACCTACTGCAGCCGCCTCTTCAAGCACAAGAGGAGCCGAGACCGGCACATCAAGCTGCACACAGGCGACAAGAAGTACCACTGTCACGAGTGCGAGGCGGCTTTCTCCCGCAGCGACCACCTCAAGATCCACCTGAAGACCCACAGCTCGAGCAAGCCATTCAAGTGCAGCGTGTGCAAGCGCGGCTTCTCCTCCACCAGCTCTCTGCAGAGCCACATGCAAGCCCACAAGAAGAACAAGGAACACCTGGCGAAGTCGGAGAAGGAGGCCAAGAAGGACGACTTCATGTGTGACTATTGTGAGGACACCTTTAGCCAGACGGAGGAGCTGGAGAAGCACGTGCTCACCCTGCACCCACAGCTCTCCGAGAAGGCGGACCTGCAGTGCATTCACTGCCCTGAGGTCTTTGTTGACGAGAGCACGCTGCTTGCCCACATCCACCAAGCCCACGCCAACCAGAAACATAAGTGCCCCATGTGCCCCGAGCAGTTCTCCTCGGTGGAGGGTGTGTACTGCCACCTGGACAGCCATCGGCAACCCGACTCTAGCAATCACAGTGTCAGCCCTGACCCTGTGCTGGGCAGCGTGGCTTCTATGAGCAGCGCTACGCCTGACTCCAGCGCCTCGGTGGAGCGTGGATCCACGCCAGACTCCACTTTGAAGCCACTGAGGGGGCAGAAGAAGATGCGGGATGATGGGCAGAGCTGGTCCAAGGTGGTCTACAGCTGCCCCTATTGTTCTAAGCGGGACTTTACCAGCCTGGCTGTGCTAGAGATTCATCTGAAGACCATCCACGCGGATAAACCTCAGCAGAGCCACACGTGTCAGATCTGCCTAGACTCCATGCCCACCCTTTACAACCTCAACGAGCATGTGCGCAAGCTACACAAGAGCCACGCCTATCCTGTCATGCAGTTTGGCAACATTTCAGCCTTCCACTGCAACTACTGCCCTGAGATGTTTGCCGATATCAACAGCCTGCAGGAGCACATCCGAGTCTCCCACTGTGGCCCCAATGCCAACCCTCCTGATGGTAATAACGCTTTCTTCTGCAACCAGTGCTCCATGGGCTTCCTCACTGAGTCCTCCCTTACTGAACACATCCAGCAGGCACATTGCAGCGTGGGTAGCACCAAGCTGGAGTCTCCTGTCGTGCAGCCCACGCAGTCCTTCATGGAGGTCTACTCCTGCCCTTACTGTACCAACTCTCCTATCTTTGGCTCCATCCTGAAGCTCACTAAGCACATCAAAGAGAACCACAAGAACATTCCTCTGGCACACAGCAAGAAGTCCAAGGCAGAGCAAAGCCCCGTCTCCTCTGACGTTGAGGTGTCTTCCCCAAAACGACAGCGTCTCTCTGGGAGCGCCAATTCCATCTCGAATGGCGAGTATCCCTGCAATCAGTGCGACCTCAAGTTCTCCAACTTCGAGAGCTTTCAGACCCACCTGAAGCTGCACCTGGAGCTGCTGCTTCGGAAGCAGGCCTGCCCCCAGTGCAAAGAAGACTTTGACTCCCAGGAGTCCCTCCTGCAGCATCTGACGGTGCACTACATGACCACGTCCACCCACTATGTCTGCGAGAGCTGCGACAAGCAGTTCTCCTCCGTGGACGACTTGCAGAAGCACCTGCTGGACATGCACACCTTCGTGCTCTACCACTGCACCCTGTGCCAGGAGGTCTTCGACTCCAAGGTGTCCATTCAGGTGCATCTGGCTGTGAAACACAGCAACGAAAAGAAGATGTACCGTTGCACGGCCTGCAACTGGGACTTCCGCAAGGAGGCTGACCTGCAGGTGCACGTGAAGCACAGTCACCTCGGCAACCCGGCCAAGGCTCACAAGTGCATCTTCTGCGGTGAGACCTTCAGCACCGAGGTGGAGCTCCAGTGCCACATCACCACGCACAGCAAGAAGTACAACTGCAGGTTCTGCAGCAAGGCCTTCCACGCCGTCATCCTGCTGGAGAAGCACCTGAGGGAGAAGCACTGTGTGTTCGATGCAGCTGCAGAGAACGGCACGACCAACGGGGTGCCCCCCACTTCCACCAAGAAGGCAGAGCCTGCTGACCTGCAGGGCATGCTGCTCAAGAACCCCGAGGCACCAAACAGCCATGAGGCGAGTGAGGACGACGTGGATGCGTCAGAGCCCATGTATGGCTGTGACATCTGCGGTGCAGCCTACACCATGGAGGTGCTACTGCAGAACCACCGGCTTCGGGATCACAACATCCGGCCCGGCGAGGATGACGGCTCACGGAAGAAGGCAGAATTCATCAAGGGCAGCCACAAATGCAATGTGTGCTCACGGACTTTCTTCTCGGAGAACGGGCTCCGGGAACACCTGCAGACGCACCGGGGCCCTGCCAAGCACTACATGTGTCCCATCTGTGGTGAGCGCTTCCCCTCGCTGCTGACGCTCACGGAGCACAAGGTGACCCACAGCAAGAGCCTGGACACGGGCACCTGTCGCATCTGCAAAATGCCCCTGCAGAGCGAGGAGGAGTTCATTGAGCACTGCCAGATGCACCCCGACTTGCGCAACTCCCTCACTGGCTTCCGCTGTGTGGTCTGTATGCAGACTGTCACCTCCACGTTGGAGCTCAAGATCCATGGCACCTTCCACATGCAGAAGCTAGCGGGCAGCTCGGCTGCCTCCTCCCCCAATGGCCAGGGCCTGCAGAAGCTCTACAAGTGTGCCCTGTGCCTCAAAGAGTTCCGTAGCAAGCAGGACCTGGTCAGGCTTGATGTCAATGGGCTTCCCTATGGCCTATGTGCCGGCTGCATGGCCCGTAGTGCCAATGGACAGGTGGGTGGCCTAGCCCCACCCGAACCTGCTGACCGGCCCTGTGCTGGTCTCCGCTGCCCTGAATGCAACGTGAAGTTCGAGAGTGCCGAGGACCTGGAGAGCCACATGCAGGTGGACCACCGTGATCTTACACCAGAGACCAGTGGGCCCCGGAAAGGGGCCCAGACGTCACCAGTGCCCCGG AAAAAGACGTACCAGTGTATCAAGTGCCAGATGACCTTCGAGAACGAGAGAGAGATCCAGATCCACGTTGCCAACCACATGATCG